The following nucleotide sequence is from Dromaius novaehollandiae isolate bDroNov1 chromosome Z, bDroNov1.hap1, whole genome shotgun sequence.
GGTCTGCTAGCTCCAGAGCTTAGTTCACAAAGCCGATAGCTGAGGTCAGACCTTCCAATGTTTTGGCTGTTTGAGCAAGATTAGAGCAAAATTTAAAAGGGCTATTAAGAAACACTCATCTTAGCTATCCTCCTGCTAATACTGCACTGGTATGAGCACAGGGTAGCAGCTAACTTTAAGCAGCAGTAGACTAGACTCTCTACTGCTAACATGTTAGCAGCCACATTACAACTTTCACAACTGGCCACATCGATCTCTTTTCATAAGACAGATGCCAAATTCTGCTTTATAAGTAAGATGTCAAATACAGGTGGAGACTTCTTACAAGCTACTGTGGCTGATCAACAGAGCCCTAGAGTAgcagaaggctcagaggagatgggcaaggtgcccatgaagctcaggaataatGGAGGGCATGACTCATTAACCACAGTtgttgcacagaaagctgactttatctcaacacaaaggaaaccagagggtgacctttgttttagataagcagctatATCCactgagtggatcaactggtgtaAAAGTTTCTCCCTGAGACAGCCAGACCAACATGGGGGAGGGAggtgtatatgtggctcagcccaacacagagcataaaacctgaacaaccactaaaagaaattcaaagacagtaatgggcttgagctggcttcaatcCATGTATTCCTTCCTGACAACTGCGAATGCCCAGGGCCATGACAGACACTGGTGATAGGGATCACACTGGTATCACGATTAAgttgtatattgcaattgctatattttgctaagtgcaTACATTTGTAATAtaatttcagtatattgctaTATCACTCTGTTAAATCTAAAATCCCATGTAGCATCAAATACCTTCCAAGTAAACTTACGTTAAGCATTACACACACTCTCTATGAAATAGCTGAAAGAACCTGCTCAGAGAGTACTGGAATCTAACACCTGTTTGCAACTGTtttggaagaaaggaggaaaaagatacacaggaaaaaagcatTACGTAGAAACTCTTCAAAACCCTAAGTGCATCAGGTTAGGAATCAGGTCTCAGCAACACAATTTCATTTCAACAGGACAAACTATTCATTTGCCACAGCCCTCCAGCCAAGAAATAGGCCAAAGAAAATAATCACTAGATTATTAGGTGACAGATTTATTTAATGAAAGATGATGCAAATATTTGTCCTAGATCTACTACATAAAATTAACTGTTTTTTCCATGGAGAGGCCATAATAGATGAGACAACTCTTACATTAGGAACTTTGTCTACTGGAACTTAGTCTGCTTAGacttttacaactttttttttggttatgtTATTAGTTATTTCATAGCAAGATGTCATAAGTGTATATattatacatgcacacatttacATAAATCTTAGCTAACAGAAACTATGAGAAATTAAAATGGTATTAATATAGCAAGTCACACACTTTTAGAATTTTAATTGAAAACTAGCAACTATTATTCAAAACTATTATTCAGCAACAATACACATAAAGAAATACGCACTAAAGTGGAAGGTTATGAAAAGAAAGAGTAGTCCTTATCAAAGGgaaaactgattaaaatattTGACCAGAAGTCTCAGTGAGAAAGAATAACCCACACAATACAGAGCACCAAATAACACATTTTTGGGGCAAGAGACATTGAAAATTTCACTATTTCCCATTTCTGAGACCtactgttttcccttttttaggATTGGCCATGTTCAGCTAGTCCTTGACATGATATATTTAAAAAGCTATATACATGAAGGAATATACCATTCTGTATACAAATAAGAGTCTACACACATAATGTTACTATGGATGAAATGAAACTGGAGAAGCCAGAGTGGGCAACTGACATTCTTGAATGAGGAATCTGGAACAGTTTCCATAGGAAGCAGGAAAGAGTGCAGCCTCCCTATCTGAGCAGCATTTGGAGAACATGCTATACACAAGTGAACCACAATTCTACTACTTATGGCTCTGCTTCAGCTTTACAGATTCTGTCATGATGATGGTTCCTTTGTGTCCAGCTTCTCATTCAACTGCTCTCTGTCTGGAAGAAAAGTGTACTAGTTATGACTCTAATACTCAATAAGTTGAcagaaacagttttgaaaatatttggcacaagttataaaatatttctaattgttGATAACTGTTCCAAGTATGGCAAAATTATCCCCTATCAGCACCATCACTGTTTTAACCAAAAGCTAAGTGATTTCACTACATCTGTATATCAGACTTAAGAGGAAAGCATTGCATTTGCCTTCCACATCAAGAAAAAGTTTGGCAGCCTAGTTCACTGTTGCCTCCTACACTGTCCAAAATACCCATTCTACCCTTCtttgaagagaatttttttctgtcacaGTCATTTTGACAATCTACTGCTACCACAGCCTTACCTGATACCTACACAAATACTACGTCAAAATAGTACCAATAGAGTGTTAAGTTACATATTACACAGAGGTAGAAAGGATTCTGTGTCTTGTGAAGTCAGTCTAAGTTATTAAGAACGTCTTTCAGAGCTGTAATGAGCAGCCTTAGACCAGCAGAATTAGTTTTTTTCTTACAAGTAAAATTACTGTAAACAAGTATTAAACAATCCAACCTAAGATCACTTACAACTAAGTTTATGTATAATCTGAGATGCCACATATAGCAAGCCTTATTCCTCAAACATTACTTGAAAAACCATTACCACCTTTACCTGACAATTTCAGGTGGCAAGCCTATGCATAAAATAGTAAGGAACCATGAGGCTAAACCTGAGTTAAACACCTAGTATTCCATTAAAAATACCTGCTTCAGTGATAAGCTCTTCTGTATAAGCCATTACTAGCGCatctttatttacatattttaaaaattagtctTGCAGGAGACCAAACACTGCACTAACGAATAAATAAACTAGAAATTTATGTTGGAGATTGGggaacagggagaaaaatcaaaatatttcataatataaaatattacagaCTAGGAACTGACTTTGCTAGCAAAAGTTCCAATCTTCTACAGTGAAGGCAAGTTTGTTCAGAGCAAAAAGCACTATTCTGAATTTAAGCTGGAATTCTAGAAATTTATCTGCAGCTGACTCTATTGCTAATGCATctttaagcttttttttgttgttttttaaacaccCTAAGTAGCTGGAGATCACCCCAGAAAGTCAGATGAGAACTTTTTCTGCTAGTTTCAAGATGTTCCTATGACTaggggaaggaaaaatatttacttcGCTTTATGCCTTACTTTCTGCAAGGCATAAGCAGAGGAATAATCCACCTACCCGCACTTCCACAGCAGGGTTCATCTGCTCATACTAGGATATCTAGGGGAGCATATCTAGTGGCAGAGTGGTCAAAATCCTGTTGTGAAAGCAAAGATGACACTTACCCTTCAATTTATGCATGAAGTCAAAAGGGGTTTTGTGTATCATTGATGCCATTTCCTCCAGATCTTGAGAAAACATCAGTAAAGGTGACAGGGAATGTTTACTTTCAGAAAAAGGTAATGGTGATTGCATTTTGAGAAAGTCTTCATCCAAGCAAAATAGTCCTTCTAGAGGAAGTTCATCTTTTTGTGCGTTTTCTAGTGTACGATCTAGCTCTGAGCTAGAACTCAGAGATTCATCTGCAATTAGTGTCTGACACAGTTCCTCTTCATTTCCAGATAGAGTCTTTTTCAGCATTTCATATCTGCCAAGAACAGACTGTAAATCTGCTTGAGCATCTCTCTTATTTTTTGTGCCACTTGGTAAATATTTGTTGTCCAGTATATCAAAATCAGTCTCTGAGATTGCAGATTCATCAGAATTTATGTAATCAAGTTCAGAGAGAGTCTCATGCCATATCCCAAACTGGGCAGCATCACAACTGTCAGAACTTACCACTGGACTCGAATCCCACAGCCGAGTTCTATCCACACAGGAATGCTGAAAGTGGTCTGAGGATAGAATAACTGTTCTCTTGTTTTCTGCATAACTATCTAGAGTATTCATGCTTTTCTTTACATATGGAGTTGCTTTTGGATTTTCCACAAAACCTCTGTTCAAAACAGTACTTTCTAACTCCTGTTTCTCAGTTCTCTCACTCTCTGATATTCCAGCTGTTTCCTTCACTGGAAATTCATTGATGTGATTTATCTTCATCTGCTTTCGAGGTGAAAATTCTATCCAGCTTAATTGGGACTTCCTTTCTGATGAAGCAGAATCAAGGTCAGATACAGGAGATAAGGAGGTAGAACAGGCTAAGCTAGAGCCAGCTTTATCCTGCATTACAGGACTAGCACCCTTTGGAGCTTCTGTCATTCTTTTGGATGAGGCTATCTCCGTGCTTGATGAGTCCTCACTCTGAATAGCTTTTCTCCATGAGCTTCTAATTTCAGTAACTAAATGGTAAAAAACAAGGTCAAAATTTATGACTTTCATACCATCAAATCATCTTTCTTCTGTCACTCTAATAGCACTACATAAACGCTCTCCTTCCTGGATTACCTAACTGCTTTATACTGTTTATGCTTAGTTTTCCCAATCATTTCTCCTGTGAACAGAAAGGGGAATCCACATCGAGGGGTGatgggggtggagggaggaaggggaggtgggaaatCTATGCCAAGTCAAATTCAGTGTGCTGTGATACACCAAATGAGCCATTAGGAAAACTTACAGCTTCACTAAATTAGTTTTTTCTTCTTATGTGACATGTACAGTGTCAATGAACTAGTCACATTTTTATTCAATGCCTGATTATAAAAACCAGAATTCTAGACTTACGTAGATTTTCCGGAGTTCGGGGAATTTGTCTCCTTGTGATAAATGGGTTAGAAGCCAGTGAGCTAATGAGATCTTCCAGCTCCATTCCTTTTTCTCCGCTATTCTCAGGTGAGTGAGACATCACTGCTTTTGCAACCTATAGAACATTAGGGAACAGTAAGTCCTGAAAAAGCATAATTACAACCTCTTTATTTCTGTCAGTTATGGCTCTAAACGAACCCCACTCTCCAGATAACCTGAGGTGTTCAGAACCTCCTGACTCTTCTGCAATTTAGAGTAGTGTTTGGGCTTACAATGGGCAGGGTATACAAAACCATATCCTACAAACATATGATTAAGATACGGGATTGACAACAGAACTCTATTTAAACTTCCCTCACCTTCTActaatccatttttaaaataagaaaaatataccTAGAAAGAAAGTATTTGAGACACTACTCAAGAACTCCATAGGAATGAAGACTAGGAACTGTAATTACATACATGTGAACATTTCAGCAGCTGAAAGTTAACACCATTTCACTGAAAGGCACAACTTATTTTCCAAACCAAGTTGTTGCAAGCTATATGAAAACTCTTGTAAAAGAACTCCTCAGTTAAATCTtactaaaacaaaacacttaagtCCTTGCTTAAAACTCACAGGACACCTGCCAAATATCTTGGTTGTATAGTTTCAGAAACAAAAGTGACTGCTAAATTGTAAATATATGTAGTGGTTCATAGATTTAAAGATGAGAGCTGATAGAAGGCCAACCTAACTGGCTACAAAAATCACCTCTATTAAAAGCAGTATTCACTTCAAGATCATGTAAGACTGCATTAACTACATAAGCTCCATGCTTTCAGGATCTACTTCATTGTATAATCCTTCCCTAAAGTTATTAGCAATGATTGCTACCTAACAGAAATAACAACTTTTAATGCATGCATATTATATGAGATATTTTGCATTATCTTTTGTCATCTGTTCTCTGAACTTTTAGGCCATTTATGtaataaataaacagaagaaagttaATTAAACAACTTTTCCTAACCTCTTCTGCCAGTTGTTCTCGGGCTTTCTCAATGAAGTCTTTTCTGAGAGGACTCTCTCTCTGGATAACATGAGCACCTGTATTCTCCCATGCTTCTACAATGCTAGGCTCATcctttccatattttaaaatatttgcagagacAGGCTGTTCTTTCTGATTGCAAGTTTCAGTATGCAAGTCCTAGAGAAATACACAgggattaaatattttaaactcaAGTATCAAAACTAGCATGAAGGAACTACTATACGAAATTCAAAAAGCAATGGCCTTAGTACTTAtatcaattaaaatatttcacaatctTAAATTCTAATTAACCAAAATATTTTGACCCTCATTGTATTTAAAATAGCACATAAGCAGTGCCTAAAATAGAGTACTGTACAGAACATTTATCACCCATCTTCTGCAACTACAGTGGACATGGTCCAGTACTAACCATTGTACATCCAAATTGCCTTTGGGCCACATTTATATCCCTTAAACTACCACAACTGCCAGGGTATTCGTATGGTCTAGGAAAGAACACAAGGACATGGTGTTCAACGGTATTTGCCTCCAATTTCCAGTACAACACACATCTACAGTGCTGCACTGATCCCCAGTTGTTGAAACAGTCTCTAGTGTGAGCATTGCTGCAGCTCAAATGATTCCTTAAGTTCTCTTATAATCTAGGACTGATTCAGATCTGTAGTAAAGTCAAACTTCAATCAatgtaaaaaatattatttccaaaTTTAACTTCTCTGAAAGGTAGGAAACTACTAAAGGATAACCTTCTCAAGTAACTCGTTGCTGATTTCAGATGTGCTTGTCAACTCCGAAGATGTTGAGGAGATCCTAGAAACAAATTGCTATTttagaaacaaacagaacaagTGGCAGGCAAGTCCTAGAAGAAGCCAGTTACATATTGTGTGCCCCGTATCTGTCCGTTACGATTTCCCTCAATTCGTCCCGGTCATCAGAAGGCAAGTTTACTATAGGGAGAATATGTGACAATTAGAGCAGATTTAGCCCTAGTTGTGTATCATCCTCCCAAACTATTCAAGTTATAAAACTTCTCTCGATTaccaaacagaaacagaaaggttTTTGTGATACATTTCTGCAAACAAGACGTCTATACTCTGCAGGAAAGTTTTCTGCAGACTTGATAATGTACTTTTCCTTGGCTTTCTTCCTCTGAATCAACTCTGGCATCTGAAGGCCTATTCATATATTAACTTAttaatcacagaacagttgaggttggaagggcgtaatacatattatacatatacatacttaCACATATTAATAAGATTGCCCCCCCAcccagtcttctccaggctgaacagctctttcagcctctcctcctatgagagatgctccagtctcttcattatctttgtggcccttccttaggctcactccagtagctccatctttctcttgtactggggagcccagaattggacacaggactccagatgaggcctcaccagggctgagcagagaagGATCATGTCCtgtgacctgctggcaatgctctgcctaatgcaacccacgATACCAATGgcattcttggccacaagggcacattgatGGCTCATGATCAGCTTGGTGCTGATGGctcatccaggatgagctgctccaccCCCCTTCCAGGTATCAAGGTGATCAGGGAAACCGAGTGGCCTGGAGTTCCCTGGGTGCTCCTTCTTGTCCTCTTTGAAGGATGCAGGGACCTTTGCTTTCCTCCAGGCCTCAGACACCTCTCCTGAATtctatgacctttcaaagatgattgagagcgGCCTTACGACGACGTTGGTCAGCTCCCGCAGCACTTGTGGGTTCATCCCACCAGGGCCCATGGctttgtggatgtccagtttgcttcagtgatccctaacctgatcctccatGACCAAgggaaaaatcttcctttctccagactttctccctggtctccaggacctGGCCagcctgagggctggtcttagcagtaaagactaaAGCAAAGCCAGCATTCAagatctctgccttctctgtatccttggTCACCAGCgccccattcagtagcaggcccacatttcccctagtctttcTTTGCTACTGATGTACCtacagaagcccttcttgttgtcctttaCATCatttgccagattaaactccaaatggtCCTTGGCCTTCCTAGTTATATCCCTGCATACTTGGATGACATTCCTATATTCCttccaagtggcctgtccctgcttccaccttctgtgcacttccttcttctgtttgaattttgcctggagctccttgttcatccatgcaggtctcctgccccctttgctcaacttctCGCTCCTTGGGAtgcaccattcttgagcttggaggaggtgatccttgaatattaaccatctctcttggacccctcttccttccacGGTTCTATGctatgggattcttccaagcaggtccctgaagaggcagTCAGTTGGTCAGTCAGCCTGAAACTGGCAAGGTGGTCTTGTACTAACTGCCACATCAGGTGGATGTGATATGTGAGCAGTGGACTACAGAAGTATTCTGAGAAGGCTCCACAGATGTAACATTCATCTCTGACAAGGAAGTTTCTATTATTTCCATCTCTATctatttcttgttaaaaaaaaacataccttCTTTTTGGTGTTACTGTTGACTTAACCACCACATTTTCCAGtctctcatcatcatcttcataaCTTGTATCACAAATTGATTCAAAAATATCTAGAAAAGAAATGTTCGCGTATTTTTattgcttccattttttttaaactcaggcTTCCTGGATGAAGCAAATTACTCCAATTACTTTTGTAGAGCAACCATGATACTTAACACCtcaagaaaaatacatacatacataggcAGTGCAGGGAATTCTTAATCCCTTTGCTCAGGTACCACCTGCAGCCATAGATGCCACTAGCAGCAGCACCTACTTAAAATGCTCCTGAATGCATGTTTTAGAGGCATGCTTCTACCTGCTCCCCTCACTCACCTTTTATCCTGCAATCCACCTTCCCTCAAACTACAGTCCTAAACTGATGTCATCTttgcccgccccccgccccctccccccgctctcCACACACACAGGCACCTCAACCCTGCAAAGCAGAAGTTCACCCATTTATTTCCCCCCCAATCTCCTGCAAATTGATAGTTACCTCTGTGGACATACTTATCTTTCAGAGCTTAGATCAGTGCCTCAATCCAAAAATGGCACACTATATACAAGTGTTTTGCACATTATCAGAGGTACACGTACCCCAGTTCAGGACTCTCTGGAACAATATATGCTGATTTTGGTGCAGATTTCTGGTAAAGAAACAAAGTTTGGCTACAGAAGTTCTTTAATAATGCAAATTTTGACTTCTGAGAATGTAAATGGCATTCTCGTCTGTAATCATCTCAACACCTGCAAAATCTGAACCAAGTTCAAGAAGATAGCTGaggttaacattttaaaaatgctcaCCATGCTAGTGAGCAGAAAGTGACACTAAACATTACAAGTTTTCTTTTTGTAGTGGCTGGGTTCTCAGACCAAGTGTCTTATCCAGAGTAAAGAGAAAGCCACAGATACCAGTTTCTCTCAAGCCTCCTGGCATTACCAGAGTGTCACAGCATTACGGCACAGTGCTTTAAAACTTTGTAATTGGTAAGGCAGAGGGCCTTCCATTGTCAATTCTGTAGACTCTCACTTGCAACTCGCAACCTTCTACCTGCATACCCTCAGGTCACAGGGGCAGTGTTTTTACCTTTGTAGCCAAAGGGCTCTTATCCCTGTCAAATTCCAACATTCTGTTGGTTATGTCACTTTTCCCAAAAGGGACCAAAACTGATGTATGAGTCAccttttcttccctgctccttTCCCACCCTTGCTTTGTAGCTTCTAGTTTAAAACTCCATGCTACAGACAGTAGTCCTTTAAATATTAAGTACTACCCAATAATACACAAGCACAAGGCTTATAAGCCTATTAGCATATGCAACATCTGATCAAAGTGTACTTTGATCAGCACTATTAACCTCATGAGCAAAAGCAACAGGAGAGCAAGCAACGTCCTGATCAAACTGAACAGTTACTGTAGTAAAAGTATTTGGGAGAACACCCActacactggaaagagaaagccaGAGGAAGATTCTCATGTGAGCAGACACCAGTCATTTCTTTTCCCACTGACCACTGCAGacagattttcctttctctctctctctttc
It contains:
- the HAUS6 gene encoding HAUS augmin-like complex subunit 6 isoform X1 → MPPRPSRQWEKQHLWLYLLALGFDPAAVGGLVSSSCALGVNMFDAPNNNAFYVVAIFLFTKLDPSRAAATFGDCSFPTDKKTDPEFRKQCCSWLKDIADQCRNTFPQIVTSLFLSPGGPKFIRLMYQFARYVVIQDMKVNSVGTGIPFAQTAKLRPQDLYKAKARYRVAYNKFLQTLQKEDFIIQEYKKKSQLLIKEIKQIRLEYADMQIEFSKMKKNDQSKIDKTERIQKIRSMWTFIMDTLTSLEKEKEVVDFVLEGRVDQYALDGTDVTVSVPQLLADKIESEMYRLCIGNIHEAEKLNFLTVIQLLNEALRIFRDERHQLELKSHLQYIENMTELNNKILLNLKTMSRKVEREYCTSVRESISEKQKEWQMKWKSYLGHSPFCLTTDQDPELDLLPAMEPLSFHPATEEAYENSVFCQHPVSVSDIFESICDTSYEDDDERLENVVVKSTVTPKRRISSTSSELTSTSEISNELLEKDLHTETCNQKEQPVSANILKYGKDEPSIVEAWENTGAHVIQRESPLRKDFIEKAREQLAEEVAKAVMSHSPENSGEKGMELEDLISSLASNPFITRRQIPRTPENLLTEIRSSWRKAIQSEDSSSTEIASSKRMTEAPKGASPVMQDKAGSSLACSTSLSPVSDLDSASSERKSQLSWIEFSPRKQMKINHINEFPVKETAGISESERTEKQELESTVLNRGFVENPKATPYVKKSMNTLDSYAENKRTVILSSDHFQHSCVDRTRLWDSSPVVSSDSCDAAQFGIWHETLSELDYINSDESAISETDFDILDNKYLPSGTKNKRDAQADLQSVLGRYEMLKKTLSGNEEELCQTLIADESLSSSSELDRTLENAQKDELPLEGLFCLDEDFLKMQSPLPFSESKHSLSPLLMFSQDLEEMASMIHKTPFDFMHKLKDREQLNEKLDTKEPSS
- the HAUS6 gene encoding HAUS augmin-like complex subunit 6 isoform X3, whose protein sequence is MSLQSSCLLSWIHHVQQQRLDCSFPTDKKTDPEFRKQCCSWLKDIADQCRNTFPQIVTSLFLSPGGPKFIRLMYQFARYVVIQDMKVNSVGTGIPFAQTAKLRPQDLYKAKARYRVAYNKFLQTLQKEDFIIQEYKKKSQLLIKEIKQIRLEYADMQIEFSKMKKNDQSKIDKTERIQKIRSMWTFIMDTLTSLEKEKEVVDFVLEGRVDQYALDGTDVTVSVPQLLADKIESEMYRLCIGNIHEAEKLNFLTVIQLLNEALRIFRDERHQLELKSHLQYIENMTELNNKILLNLKTMSRKVEREYCTSVRESISEKQKEWQMKWKSYLGHSPFCLTTDQDPELDLLPAMEPLSFHPATEEAYENSVFCQHPVSVSDIFESICDTSYEDDDERLENVVVKSTVTPKRRISSTSSELTSTSEISNELLEKDLHTETCNQKEQPVSANILKYGKDEPSIVEAWENTGAHVIQRESPLRKDFIEKAREQLAEEVAKAVMSHSPENSGEKGMELEDLISSLASNPFITRRQIPRTPENLLTEIRSSWRKAIQSEDSSSTEIASSKRMTEAPKGASPVMQDKAGSSLACSTSLSPVSDLDSASSERKSQLSWIEFSPRKQMKINHINEFPVKETAGISESERTEKQELESTVLNRGFVENPKATPYVKKSMNTLDSYAENKRTVILSSDHFQHSCVDRTRLWDSSPVVSSDSCDAAQFGIWHETLSELDYINSDESAISETDFDILDNKYLPSGTKNKRDAQADLQSVLGRYEMLKKTLSGNEEELCQTLIADESLSSSSELDRTLENAQKDELPLEGLFCLDEDFLKMQSPLPFSESKHSLSPLLMFSQDLEEMASMIHKTPFDFMHKLKDREQLNEKLDTKEPSS
- the HAUS6 gene encoding HAUS augmin-like complex subunit 6 isoform X2, whose protein sequence is MPPRPSRQWEKQHLWLYLLALGFDPAAVGGLVSSSCALGVNMFDAPNNNAFYVVAIFLFTKLDPSRAAATFGDCSFPTDKKTDPEFRKQCCSWLKDIADQCRNTFPQIVTSLFLSPGGPKFIRLMYQFARYVVIQDMKVNSVGTGIPFAQTAKLRPQDLYKAKARYRVAYNKFLQTLQKEDFIIQEYKKKSQLLIKEIKQIRLEYADMQIEFSKMKKNDQSKIDKTERIQKIRSMWTFIMDTLTSLEKEKEVVDFVLEGRVDQYALDGTDVTVSVPQLLADKIESEMYRLCIGNIHEAEKLNFLTVIQLLNEALRIFRDERHQLELKSHLQYIENMTELNNKILLNLKTMSRKVEREYCTSVRESISEKQKEWQMKWKSYLGHSPFCLTTDQDPELDLLPAMEPLSFHPATEEAYENSVFCQHPVSVSDIFESICDTSYEDDDERLENVVVKSTVTPKRRISSTSSELTSTSEISNELLEKDLHTETCNQKEQPVSANILKYGKDEPSIVEAWENTGAHVIQRESPLRKDFIEKAREQLAEEVAKAVMSHSPENSGEKGMELEDLISSLASNPFITRRQIPRTPENLLTEIRSSWRKAIQSEDSSSTEIASSKRMTEAPKGASPVMQDKAGSSLACSTSLSPVSDLDSASSERKSQLSWIEFSPRKQMKINHINEFPVKETAGISESERTEKQELESTVLNRGFVENPKATPYVKKSMNTLDSYAENKRTVILSSDHFQHSCVDRTRLWDSSPVVSSDSCDAAQFGIWHETLSELDYINSDESAISETDFDILDNKYLPSGTKNKRDAQADLQSVLGRYEMLKKTLSGNEEELCQTLIADESLSSSSELDRTLENAQKDELPLEGLFCLDEDFLKMQSPLPFSESKHSLSPLLMFSQDLEEMASMIHKTPFDFMHKLKESS